Proteins found in one Nostoc sp. NIES-3756 genomic segment:
- a CDS encoding ammonium transporter codes for MLKKVLIIGVATLLLLGWPLMGYAFAQTPATTPPPADTGDTAFMLISSALVLLMTPGLAFFYGGFVRSRNILNTLMMSFVLMAIVGVTWVLWGYSLSFAPGLPFIGGLQWFGLNGVGLETTGYLQGSEPANVVSYAGTIPHQAFMIYQAMFAIITPALISGAIAERMSFRAYSLFVLLWSTFVYTPLAHMVWAKGGFLGLYGGLGALDFAGGTVVHISSGVSALVAAIVLGPRKTYPDRLTPPHNVPFILLGAGLLWFGWFGFNAGSALSVASGTSGNLITNPATTAFVATNTSAAAGALMWLILEGVLRGKPTAVGAATGAVAGLVGITPAAGFVTPLAAILIGFITSVVCFYAVSFKHKLNVDDALDTYPVHGVGGTVGAILTAIFATVEVNSGGKNGVLKGNFAELGVELVAIVLAYVIAAVGTWVILKIIDATVGLRVKEEAEYQGLDINEHGEEGYNSEFSDRIVQ; via the coding sequence GTGTTGAAGAAAGTTTTGATCATTGGGGTTGCGACTTTACTACTTTTAGGGTGGCCACTGATGGGCTATGCTTTTGCCCAAACCCCCGCCACCACTCCGCCGCCTGCGGATACTGGGGATACAGCATTTATGTTGATCTCATCAGCGCTAGTTTTGCTGATGACACCGGGGTTAGCATTCTTTTACGGTGGATTTGTGCGATCGCGGAATATTCTCAATACATTGATGATGAGCTTTGTATTGATGGCGATTGTAGGTGTTACCTGGGTTTTATGGGGTTATAGTCTATCATTTGCGCCAGGGCTGCCATTTATTGGCGGCTTACAGTGGTTTGGCTTAAATGGTGTGGGGCTAGAAACCACGGGTTATCTCCAAGGTTCAGAACCAGCCAATGTAGTTTCTTATGCTGGCACAATTCCTCATCAGGCATTCATGATCTATCAAGCCATGTTTGCCATTATCACCCCAGCCTTAATTTCCGGTGCGATCGCCGAACGGATGAGCTTCCGTGCCTATTCCCTATTTGTGTTGCTGTGGTCAACCTTTGTTTACACACCCCTAGCCCATATGGTTTGGGCAAAAGGTGGATTTTTAGGCTTGTACGGCGGCTTAGGAGCGCTCGATTTTGCCGGCGGTACAGTTGTTCACATTAGCTCCGGTGTATCAGCCCTTGTCGCTGCCATTGTCTTAGGCCCCCGCAAAACCTATCCAGACCGCCTCACCCCTCCCCACAACGTCCCATTTATCTTGTTGGGTGCTGGCTTACTCTGGTTTGGCTGGTTTGGCTTTAATGCTGGTAGTGCCTTATCTGTGGCTAGTGGCACTTCCGGTAACTTGATTACTAACCCAGCTACAACTGCCTTTGTTGCCACCAATACTTCAGCCGCAGCCGGAGCTTTAATGTGGCTGATTTTAGAAGGAGTTCTCAGAGGTAAACCCACTGCCGTAGGCGCAGCCACAGGGGCAGTTGCTGGTTTAGTAGGTATTACCCCAGCAGCAGGATTTGTCACCCCCCTAGCCGCAATTTTGATTGGTTTTATTACATCTGTCGTTTGCTTCTACGCCGTCAGTTTCAAACATAAGCTAAATGTAGACGATGCCTTAGATACCTATCCCGTACATGGTGTTGGTGGCACAGTCGGGGCAATTCTCACCGCCATCTTTGCCACCGTTGAAGTGAACTCAGGAGGTAAAAACGGGGTACTCAAGGGGAATTTTGCTGAACTCGGTGTAGAACTAGTTGCGATTGTGCTTGCTTACGTAATTGCAGCCGTTGGCACTTGGGTAATCCTCAAAATTATTGATGCCACCGTTGGCTTACGAGTCAAAGAAGAAGCCGAATACCAAGGACTAGACATCAACGAACACGGAGAAGAAGGATACAACTCCGAGTTTAGCGATCGCATTGTGCAGTAG
- a CDS encoding EVE domain-containing protein, translating to MNYWLMKSEPEVYGITHLQKDSQTIWDGVRNYQARNFLRQMQPGDLAFLYHSNTNLPGIVGLMCVVKTDIVDPTQFDSNSEYYDPKSTPENPRWQTVLVEFVKSFSQPISLTSLKEKFSADELLVVKQGNRLSVMPVADVVAQKILAMTGS from the coding sequence ATGAATTATTGGTTAATGAAGTCAGAACCAGAAGTTTATGGCATTACTCATCTACAAAAAGATAGCCAAACTATTTGGGATGGTGTGCGTAATTATCAAGCTCGGAACTTTTTGCGGCAAATGCAACCAGGAGACTTAGCTTTTTTATATCATTCTAATACAAACCTACCGGGTATTGTTGGGTTAATGTGTGTAGTTAAAACAGATATTGTTGACCCTACCCAGTTTGATTCCAATAGTGAATATTATGATCCAAAATCAACACCAGAAAATCCACGTTGGCAAACCGTCTTAGTGGAATTTGTCAAGAGTTTTTCACAGCCTATATCATTAACAAGTTTAAAAGAAAAATTTAGTGCAGATGAGTTGTTGGTAGTGAAACAAGGAAATAGATTATCTGTTATGCCTGTTGCTGATGTAGTAGCTCAGAAAATTTTAGCAATGACAGGTAGTTAA
- a CDS encoding P-II family nitrogen regulator codes for MHLVKKIEIIANAFELSKILAGLDKSGVHGHAVIRNVEGKGLRGTTEDLDTIMVDNVYIIAFCQPEYIKPVVENIKPLLNKFGGTCYISDVMEIRSVKCVASL; via the coding sequence ATGCACCTAGTTAAAAAGATAGAAATTATTGCCAATGCCTTTGAATTGAGCAAAATTTTAGCAGGTTTAGATAAATCAGGGGTACATGGTCACGCTGTCATCCGTAATGTTGAAGGTAAAGGATTACGCGGCACAACAGAAGATTTAGATACAATCATGGTTGATAATGTTTATATCATTGCCTTCTGTCAGCCGGAGTACATCAAACCAGTAGTGGAAAATATCAAACCACTACTAAATAAATTTGGCGGTACGTGTTACATTTCCGATGTGATGGAAATTCGCTCTGTCAAATGCGTTGCTTCTTTATAA
- a CDS encoding SGNH/GDSL hydrolase family protein yields the protein MLAVILLIWQQQRLTVFSNEPASVPANQAQTATPELGPRHQLNYQQWLEILKQEANVAAEKRPPNLSILAGDSLSLWFPVELLPEDRNWLNQGISGETSRGLLQRLSLFDKTEPETIFVMIGINDLIRGVNDDVILDNQRQILRYLRKTHPKTKIFLQSILPHGGEEATWEGREKLLAIPNSRIQKLNQQLQSIAIRQGVKYMDLYPLFISQKGNIRQEFTSDGLHLSPAGYVVWRTALQVYQQEAGSGK from the coding sequence ATGCTGGCGGTCATCCTGCTCATTTGGCAACAGCAGAGATTGACCGTCTTTTCTAATGAACCTGCATCAGTTCCAGCCAACCAAGCCCAAACCGCTACCCCAGAGTTAGGCCCCCGTCACCAACTCAATTACCAACAGTGGTTAGAGATTCTCAAACAGGAAGCCAACGTTGCTGCCGAAAAACGTCCTCCGAACTTAAGCATATTAGCGGGAGATTCTTTGAGTTTGTGGTTTCCGGTGGAATTATTACCAGAGGATAGAAATTGGCTCAATCAGGGAATTTCAGGCGAAACCAGCCGTGGGCTATTGCAAAGATTAAGCTTGTTTGACAAGACTGAGCCAGAGACAATCTTTGTCATGATTGGTATTAATGACTTAATTCGTGGTGTAAATGATGATGTCATTTTAGATAATCAGCGACAGATTCTTCGTTACCTACGAAAAACTCACCCTAAAACAAAAATTTTCCTCCAGTCGATTTTGCCTCATGGCGGAGAGGAAGCTACTTGGGAAGGACGAGAAAAACTGTTAGCAATTCCCAACAGCCGTATTCAGAAATTAAATCAGCAATTACAAAGTATAGCTATTAGACAAGGTGTTAAATACATGGATTTATACCCCTTGTTTATCAGCCAAAAAGGCAATATTCGCCAAGAATTTACCAGCGATGGCTTACACCTCAGCCCCGCAGGTTACGTAGTTTGGCGTACTGCGTTGCAAGTTTATCAGCAGGAAGCAGGGAGTGGAAAGTAG
- a CDS encoding DUF7453 family protein, which produces MQTIKLNKLQPTILSIAIACGVILVVTPSYPSTVPQTINLNGFTFRPIAHSRTPIPNGKGSFTKFEAPIISGGNVAFVGRGKEQEGIYLFTNNTLKRVVDRNTAIPGGRSRFRYVSATVPAINQQTIVFQGKDGRPLADPNVESGLYIYRNGKLQRLVDRKTPVPGDGRFEDVGEPVIVGNSVAFVGSNVGVLGNAPRNTTTLFTGVYLHNGTSIRPIINLRGSAKKSLPHMFSTNLFQGLRSSGTNILFVGMGETGKYYLYSNNRLQTLPMLLKLNANPGSLNLSGTNVIFESTYAITQQPLLAYQIYIYNRGSVKKVVNTTQRLPGGSGTFQSFVNFSMSGANLVFNASGTNDQYGTYAYWNGKLIKVLAKGDKINGKIVRSAALQNKQSFDGKTIALLIVFTDESQSIYTATRK; this is translated from the coding sequence ATGCAGACAATAAAACTAAATAAACTCCAGCCAACAATTTTATCAATTGCGATCGCCTGCGGTGTTATTCTGGTGGTTACTCCTAGTTATCCATCGACTGTACCGCAAACCATCAACCTTAACGGCTTCACCTTCCGTCCCATCGCCCATAGCCGGACTCCAATTCCCAATGGCAAAGGCAGTTTTACTAAATTTGAAGCACCAATTATTAGCGGAGGTAATGTAGCCTTTGTCGGTCGAGGAAAGGAACAAGAGGGAATTTATCTATTTACTAACAACACCCTTAAGCGAGTGGTTGACCGTAATACTGCCATCCCTGGAGGTCGTAGTCGATTTCGTTATGTTTCTGCAACAGTCCCAGCAATTAACCAACAAACCATAGTATTTCAAGGTAAAGATGGCCGTCCTTTAGCTGACCCTAACGTAGAAAGTGGGTTGTACATTTACCGCAATGGCAAATTGCAACGCTTAGTAGACCGCAAAACCCCTGTTCCTGGTGATGGGCGTTTTGAAGACGTTGGTGAACCCGTAATTGTTGGTAACAGCGTTGCCTTTGTAGGGTCTAATGTTGGTGTTTTAGGAAATGCACCACGAAATACGACTACCTTATTTACAGGGGTTTATCTTCACAATGGCACTTCTATACGACCAATAATTAACTTGCGGGGTTCAGCTAAAAAGTCGCTGCCTCATATGTTTAGTACCAACCTGTTTCAAGGTCTCCGTTCCAGTGGTACAAACATACTTTTTGTGGGGATGGGGGAAACAGGCAAGTATTATCTTTACTCTAATAATCGCCTGCAAACCCTACCGATGCTACTCAAATTAAATGCTAATCCAGGTTCTTTAAATCTCAGTGGCACAAATGTCATATTTGAGTCAACTTATGCTATTACTCAGCAGCCATTACTCGCCTATCAAATTTATATTTATAACCGTGGTAGTGTCAAAAAAGTAGTTAATACTACTCAACGCCTTCCTGGAGGAAGTGGTACTTTTCAAAGTTTTGTCAACTTCTCTATGAGTGGAGCTAATTTGGTTTTTAATGCTTCTGGTACGAATGATCAGTATGGTACTTATGCTTATTGGAATGGCAAATTAATCAAGGTTTTAGCTAAAGGCGATAAAATTAATGGCAAAATAGTGCGATCAGCTGCACTACAAAATAAACAGAGTTTTGATGGGAAAACTATAGCTTTACTAATAGTATTTACTGATGAGTCTCAATCTATATATACCGCTACTCGTAAATAA
- the purE gene encoding 5-(carboxyamino)imidazole ribonucleotide mutase has translation MAPLVGIIMGSDSDLPTMKEAIAICDEFGVENEVAIVSAHRTPERMVEYAQQAHHRGIKVIIAGAGGAAHLPGMVASLTPLPVIGVPVATRNLQGVDSLYSIVQMPAGIPVATVAIGNAKNAGLLAVQILATQQPELLTKVQQYRQNLSASVMTKQAKLEQLGYQQYLQQELS, from the coding sequence ATGGCTCCTTTGGTTGGCATTATTATGGGTAGCGATTCGGATTTGCCCACGATGAAAGAGGCGATCGCAATTTGCGACGAGTTTGGTGTAGAAAATGAAGTGGCGATCGTTTCTGCCCATCGCACACCAGAACGAATGGTGGAATATGCCCAGCAGGCGCACCATCGGGGTATTAAGGTAATTATTGCTGGTGCTGGTGGTGCAGCCCATCTCCCCGGTATGGTAGCATCTCTCACCCCCCTACCTGTGATTGGTGTCCCAGTGGCTACAAGGAACTTACAAGGCGTGGATTCTCTATACTCAATTGTACAAATGCCTGCGGGTATACCAGTAGCTACGGTGGCGATCGGTAATGCTAAAAATGCTGGACTATTAGCAGTACAGATACTCGCTACCCAGCAGCCAGAATTACTAACCAAAGTCCAACAATACCGTCAAAACTTGTCCGCATCAGTCATGACAAAGCAAGCGAAACTAGAACAGCTAGGCTATCAGCAGTATTTACAGCAGGAACTTTCTTGA
- the nagA gene encoding N-acetylglucosamine-6-phosphate deacetylase, with amino-acid sequence MTIDIINAKVPGYQGLQMLLVNQAGVIEQILPMETVFKRVPPSDLQIVDVAGDWVSLGGVDLQINGALGLAFPDLAAENAHLLGKICQFLWDVGVDGFLPTLVTTSVENIQRSLAVIADFISTAQLGSQILGVHLEGPFLNYQKRGAHPAEYLLPLTIDEVKRVLGDYADVVKVITLAPELDTTGEVIPYLRSLGITVSLGHSQATANQAQDAFALGATIVTHAFNAMPPLHHREPGLLGAAITHPHVMCGFIADGQHVSPIMLQILSRATPGLFLVSDALAPLGLPDGVYPWDTRQIEVKQGTARLPDGTLSGTTLPLLVGVENLVKWGICGVETAIALATDAPRKAIGLPGIVQGQAANLLRWHWDQDTKELSWRRLLS; translated from the coding sequence ATGACTATCGATATAATTAACGCTAAAGTTCCTGGCTACCAAGGTTTACAGATGCTTTTGGTGAATCAGGCGGGGGTAATTGAACAAATCTTGCCAATGGAAACTGTATTTAAACGGGTTCCGCCATCAGATTTACAGATAGTAGATGTGGCTGGGGATTGGGTTTCTTTGGGTGGCGTTGATTTGCAAATTAACGGTGCTTTAGGTTTGGCATTTCCTGATTTGGCGGCGGAGAATGCCCATTTATTAGGAAAAATATGCCAGTTTTTATGGGATGTAGGCGTAGATGGATTTTTACCTACACTGGTGACAACTTCAGTGGAAAATATTCAGCGATCGCTTGCTGTCATTGCTGATTTTATCTCGACTGCTCAACTTGGTTCCCAAATCTTAGGGGTACATCTAGAAGGCCCATTCTTAAACTATCAAAAGCGGGGCGCTCACCCGGCTGAGTATTTGTTACCTCTGACAATAGATGAAGTGAAACGGGTTTTGGGAGATTATGCCGATGTTGTCAAAGTCATTACTTTAGCGCCAGAGTTGGATACCACTGGCGAAGTCATCCCTTATTTACGTTCTTTAGGAATTACCGTTAGTTTAGGACATTCTCAGGCCACAGCTAACCAAGCCCAAGATGCTTTTGCCTTGGGTGCAACAATAGTAACTCACGCCTTCAATGCTATGCCGCCTTTACATCACCGTGAACCAGGACTTTTAGGGGCTGCAATTACCCATCCTCATGTTATGTGTGGATTTATTGCTGATGGGCAGCACGTTTCACCTATTATGTTACAAATCCTTTCGCGTGCTACTCCAGGGTTGTTTCTAGTTAGTGATGCCCTCGCCCCCCTTGGGCTACCTGATGGGGTGTATCCTTGGGATACTCGGCAGATAGAAGTAAAACAGGGTACAGCAAGGCTACCAGACGGTACATTATCGGGAACGACTTTACCGTTATTGGTAGGGGTCGAGAACTTGGTAAAGTGGGGAATTTGCGGTGTAGAAACTGCGATCGCCCTAGCTACGGATGCGCCAAGAAAGGCAATTGGTTTACCAGGAATTGTACAAGGTCAAGCTGCGAATTTATTACGCTGGCATTGGGATCAGGATACAAAAGAACTTTCTTGGCGGCGGTTGTTATCTTAA
- a CDS encoding sodium-dependent bicarbonate transport family permease, with amino-acid sequence MDGSLILSNILNPPVLFFFLGMVAVFVKSDLEIPAPIPKALSLYLLFAIGFKGGVELIKSGVTQDVVLTLAAAMLMACAVPIYTFFILKLKLDTYDAAAIAATYGSISAVTFITASTFLGELGIRFDGYMVAALALMESPAIIVGLILVNLFTVDEKREFAWKDVLQEAFLNSSVFLLVGSLIIGFLTGEHGWQVLEPFTQGLFYGALTFFLLDMGLVAARRIKDLQKTGFFLILFAILIPILNAGIGLLIAKFIGMPPGDTLLFAVLCASASYIAVPAAMRLTVPEANPSLYVSTALAVTFPFNIIVGIPLYQYGINLFWK; translated from the coding sequence ATGGATGGTAGCTTGATTTTGTCCAACATCCTAAATCCGCCAGTCCTCTTTTTCTTCTTGGGGATGGTTGCTGTTTTTGTTAAGTCGGATTTAGAAATTCCCGCGCCTATACCTAAAGCTTTATCTCTATATTTGCTGTTTGCGATAGGCTTTAAGGGGGGTGTAGAACTAATCAAAAGTGGTGTAACTCAGGATGTGGTATTAACGCTTGCTGCCGCAATGCTGATGGCTTGTGCAGTGCCAATTTACACCTTTTTCATTTTAAAACTAAAACTAGATACTTATGATGCGGCGGCGATCGCAGCTACCTATGGTTCCATCAGCGCCGTCACCTTCATCACTGCTAGCACATTTTTGGGTGAACTGGGCATTAGGTTCGATGGTTACATGGTAGCAGCCCTAGCCTTAATGGAATCCCCTGCCATCATCGTTGGTTTAATATTAGTCAATCTTTTTACAGTTGACGAAAAGCGCGAATTTGCCTGGAAAGATGTTTTGCAAGAAGCCTTTTTGAATAGTTCGGTCTTTTTGTTAGTTGGTAGCCTGATAATTGGCTTTTTAACAGGAGAACACGGTTGGCAAGTTTTAGAACCTTTCACCCAAGGATTATTTTATGGCGCTCTTACCTTCTTTCTTTTAGATATGGGACTAGTAGCCGCTAGAAGAATTAAAGACTTACAAAAAACCGGATTTTTCCTCATTTTATTTGCCATACTAATTCCCATACTCAATGCAGGCATTGGTTTACTAATTGCCAAATTCATTGGTATGCCTCCAGGAGACACTCTATTATTTGCCGTACTGTGTGCTAGTGCCTCTTATATTGCCGTCCCAGCCGCTATGCGGTTAACTGTTCCAGAAGCCAACCCCAGCCTGTATGTTTCCACCGCTCTAGCAGTAACATTTCCGTTCAATATTATTGTGGGCATTCCCTTATATCAGTACGGCATTAACCTATTTTGGAAGTAA
- a CDS encoding 4-hydroxy-3-methylbut-2-enyl diphosphate reductase yields the protein MDTKTFKRNLQHSENYNRKGFGHQAEVASQLQSEYQSSLIQEIRDRNYTLQRGNVTIRLAQAFGFCWGVERAVAMAYETRKHFPTERIWITNEIIHNPSVNQRMQEMQVQFVPVEAGKKDFSVVDNNDVVILPAFGASVQEMQLLSDKGCKIVDTTCPWVSKVWNTVEKHKKGDYTSIIHGKYKHEETVATSSFAGKYLIVLNLKEAQYVADYILHGGDREEFQQKFAKACSAGFDPDTDLERVGIANQTTMLKGETEQIGKLFEHTMLQKYGPVELNQHFQSFNTICDATQERQDAMLELVQENVDLMIVIGGFNSSNTTQLQQIAQERGLPSYHIDSVERIKSRSAIEHRQLNGELVTTENWLPAGEIVVGVTSGASTPDKVVEDVIEKIFALKATAPVV from the coding sequence ATGGATACAAAAACTTTTAAGCGCAACTTACAACATTCGGAAAATTACAACCGTAAAGGCTTTGGACATCAGGCGGAAGTAGCTAGCCAATTGCAGTCTGAGTATCAGAGTAGCTTAATTCAGGAAATACGCGATCGCAACTATACTCTGCAAAGGGGTAATGTCACTATCCGCCTTGCTCAAGCCTTTGGTTTTTGCTGGGGTGTGGAACGTGCCGTGGCGATGGCGTATGAGACTCGCAAGCATTTTCCTACAGAACGCATTTGGATTACCAATGAAATTATTCATAATCCCTCTGTAAACCAACGTATGCAGGAAATGCAGGTACAATTCGTACCTGTTGAAGCTGGGAAAAAAGACTTTTCTGTCGTTGATAATAATGATGTGGTAATTCTCCCTGCCTTTGGTGCTAGCGTCCAAGAAATGCAGCTATTGAGTGATAAAGGCTGCAAAATTGTTGATACTACTTGTCCTTGGGTATCAAAAGTTTGGAATACAGTAGAAAAGCATAAAAAAGGTGACTATACTTCCATCATTCATGGTAAATATAAGCATGAAGAAACTGTTGCCACTAGTTCCTTTGCTGGCAAATATTTAATTGTCTTAAACTTAAAAGAAGCCCAATATGTGGCTGATTATATTCTACATGGTGGTGACAGAGAAGAATTTCAGCAAAAATTTGCTAAAGCTTGTTCAGCAGGATTTGACCCTGATACAGATTTAGAAAGAGTTGGTATTGCTAACCAAACAACCATGCTCAAAGGTGAAACTGAGCAAATTGGTAAACTATTTGAACATACCATGCTACAAAAGTATGGGCCAGTAGAATTAAATCAGCATTTTCAAAGTTTTAATACCATCTGTGACGCTACTCAAGAACGTCAGGATGCAATGTTGGAGTTAGTGCAAGAAAATGTTGATTTAATGATAGTTATTGGTGGTTTTAATTCATCTAATACTACTCAATTACAGCAAATTGCCCAAGAACGTGGGTTGCCTTCTTACCATATCGATAGTGTTGAGAGAATTAAGTCAAGAAGTGCCATTGAACATAGGCAATTGAATGGTGAGTTAGTAACTACAGAAAACTGGCTCCCAGCAGGAGAAATTGTTGTAGGTGTTACTTCCGGTGCTTCTACACCAGATAAGGTAGTAGAGGATGTGATTGAAAAAATCTTTGCTTTGAAAGCAACAGCACCAGTAGTTTAA
- a CDS encoding ammonium transporter, translating into MYKRKSRAKNRRVSTRNYAQNRQSSPTSKISNLVKRLSPSWQACIPLACLIVMGWSYVAVAQAPAPAGPTTAELKVALDTLWVAIAAFLVFFMNAGFCMLETGFCRQKNAVNVLAKNLIVFALSTVAFWAIGFGLMFGDGNDFIGWNGFFLSGADNSPAIGTAYQGVFSSLNWTGVPLAAKFLFQLVFAGTAATIVSGAVAERIKFVDFLIFSVLLVGIAYPITGHWIWGAGWLADLGFWDFAGSTVIHSVGGWAALMGAAFLGPRIGRYQDKQVVALPGHNMSIATLGCLILWLGWFGFNPGSVMAADPNAITHIALTTNMGAAVGGIAATVTAWVYLGKPDLSMIINGILAGLVGVTASCAYISVPSAAVIGLIAGILVVFAVPFFDKLGIDDPVGATSVHLVCGIWGTLAVGLFSVGPGGYSWMVDAAGNKVGPHGLFVGGGFNSLIAQVIGILCVGGITVLLSSVFWLALKATLGIRVTREEELEGLDIGEHGMEAYSGFLKEASSDGFTEGKPSGGYSKGEDFSTT; encoded by the coding sequence ATGTACAAACGGAAATCAAGGGCAAAGAATAGGCGTGTTTCTACAAGGAACTATGCTCAGAATAGACAATCTAGCCCAACAAGCAAGATATCTAATCTAGTTAAGCGGCTCTCTCCTAGTTGGCAAGCCTGCATACCTCTAGCTTGTTTAATTGTTATGGGTTGGAGCTATGTAGCAGTTGCTCAAGCCCCAGCACCAGCAGGGCCGACAACGGCAGAACTGAAAGTGGCTCTTGACACTCTTTGGGTGGCGATCGCTGCCTTTTTAGTATTCTTTATGAATGCTGGTTTTTGTATGTTGGAAACCGGCTTCTGTCGTCAGAAAAATGCTGTTAACGTTCTAGCAAAAAACCTGATTGTATTCGCCCTATCGACTGTAGCATTTTGGGCAATTGGTTTTGGCTTAATGTTCGGCGATGGTAATGACTTTATTGGTTGGAATGGATTTTTCCTATCTGGAGCAGATAACAGCCCTGCAATAGGAACCGCTTACCAAGGTGTATTTAGTTCGTTGAACTGGACAGGCGTACCTTTAGCTGCCAAGTTTTTATTTCAACTAGTGTTTGCTGGAACCGCAGCCACAATTGTTTCTGGTGCAGTCGCAGAAAGAATTAAGTTTGTAGACTTTCTAATTTTCAGCGTTTTACTTGTAGGTATTGCTTACCCCATTACCGGACACTGGATTTGGGGTGCTGGTTGGTTAGCTGACCTTGGGTTTTGGGATTTTGCTGGTTCCACAGTAATACACTCTGTAGGCGGTTGGGCAGCTTTGATGGGTGCAGCTTTCCTTGGCCCCCGTATTGGCAGATATCAAGATAAGCAAGTTGTGGCTTTACCCGGTCACAACATGAGTATTGCTACCTTGGGTTGCTTAATTCTTTGGTTGGGTTGGTTTGGTTTTAATCCTGGTTCTGTCATGGCTGCTGACCCCAATGCCATTACTCACATTGCCTTAACAACCAACATGGGTGCGGCAGTTGGCGGGATTGCTGCTACTGTTACAGCTTGGGTGTACTTAGGTAAACCAGACCTATCAATGATTATCAACGGCATTTTAGCTGGTTTGGTTGGTGTGACTGCATCCTGTGCTTATATCAGCGTTCCTAGTGCCGCAGTTATTGGCCTAATTGCCGGAATTTTAGTGGTTTTCGCTGTACCCTTTTTCGATAAACTCGGCATTGATGACCCAGTAGGTGCTACTTCAGTTCACCTAGTTTGTGGTATTTGGGGTACTTTAGCTGTTGGTCTATTTTCCGTCGGCCCTGGTGGTTATTCTTGGATGGTTGACGCAGCTGGTAACAAAGTCGGCCCGCATGGCTTATTTGTTGGCGGTGGTTTTAACTCATTAATTGCCCAAGTAATTGGTATTCTCTGCGTTGGAGGAATTACTGTTCTTCTCAGCAGTGTATTTTGGCTAGCGCTGAAAGCTACTTTAGGTATTAGAGTTACCAGAGAAGAAGAATTGGAAGGATTGGATATTGGTGAACACGGTATGGAAGCTTACAGTGGATTCCTCAAAGAAGCTAGTTCAGATGGGTTTACAGAGGGTAAACCATCTGGCGGCTACTCGAAAGGTGAAGATTTCTCAACCACATAA